TCGGAGCGCCCGGTCGGAATCGGCGCTGTTAAAGGCGACGATCGAGGAAATGAAAGCCGAAATGGCTCGGGCGGAACGGCTGCACAAGGACGCCGCCGAGTGTTTGAAGCTCAAACATTCTCAAGAGCAGCTGGTCGCCGGCGAGAGCGTCCGCGCGGCCGAAGACCGGGCCACGCAGCTTCAGGCCGCGTTGACCCGATCGGAAGAACAGCTCCGTCAGTCCGAGGAGATGAATAAGCTCTTGGCTGACGAGGCCGAGCGGGCGAAACGGGAGGATCGGGATCGGTTCGACAAGGTACGGGGCGAGCTACTTCACGTCCAAAGCCAGTTGGCCGATCAGGAGCGGGCGTTTCAGGACCTTCAAAAGGACGTGGATCGTCGGATTCGAGCTGGGGTGCGAAAGGTGGAAATCAAGGCCCACTCGGTCGAGGAGGATCTGCGTCAGAAGCTGGACGAGAAAGAGCGCCAGCTGCGCATGGCCGATTTCCGGCTCACTCAGGCGGCGGAGGATCACCAGCGGGCTCTGCTGGCGGCCCGCGCCGATTTTGAGACCAAGCTGAACATGAAGACCGAGGAAGTGCGCCGGCAGCTGTACGCCAAGGCGAAGTCCCCGAAGAACGACGGATGATTCAAGTTGTTGATCTGTGCCTGACCCTGCCGGGCGGCCGGCGTCTTTTTGACGGGCTGAACTGGCAGGTGCCCGACGGGGCCCGAACGGCTCTGGTGGGCGCCAACGGGGTCGGCAAGACGACGCTGCTGCGGACGATTGTGGGGCAGGTGTCCGCCGATTCGGGCGAGATTCGGATATCTCCGTCCGGCGCGACGGTCGGATACCTGCCGCAGGATTTGGCCGAGCTGCCGCCGATTCCTCTGATGGAGTACCTGAAAGAACGAACCGGCCTGACCGAGGCCGCCGACCGGCTGAAGGACGCCGAGGCCCGAATGGGCGCGTCCGCTGGGCCGGACGACCTGAACCGGCACGCCAGACTGCAGGCCCAGTACGAACGGCTGGGCGGATATGAGTTTGAGAGCATGGCCGCCAAGACATTAGGCGGCCTTGGTTTTCGTCCCGGCGACGCGGGAAAGAGGTGCTCGGACTTTTCCGGCGGCTGGAAGATGAGAATATCGCTGGCGGCGCTCCTTCTCTGCCGGCCGGATCACATGCTGCTTGACGAGCCGACAAACCACCTGGACACCGAGAGCATGGAATGGCTCGAGAGCTGGCTGTCAGGCTATGACGGCACGATGGTGGCCATTTCGCACGACCGGTTTTTTATGGACAAGATCGTCACGTCGGTGGCTCACTTGGAAAACGGCCGGCTGACCTGCACGAGAGGAAACTTTTCCGATTACTTAGCCATATCGGAGGCTCAGGCAGAACTTCTCGCCAAGCAGGCGAAACGGCAGCGCGCCGAGATGGAGCACCTGCAGTCCTACGTGGAGCGGTTTCGGTACAAGGCCAGCAAGGCGACGCAGGCGCAAAGCCGAATCAAGCGGCTGGAGCAGATGGAGCCCGTCCAGACGGTTCAGAAGGAACGGACGGTCTCAATGCGCTTTCCAGACTGCCGCCAGTCCGGGCGGGTCGTCCTGAAGGCGGAGAACTTGGCGAAAGAGTACGACGAGCCGGTTTTCTCCGGCCTGACGTTTGAAATTCTGCGGGGCGAAAAAGTAGCGCTGGTGGGCGTCAACGGCGCGGGCAAGTCCACGCTGTCGCGGCTGCTGGCCGGCGTCGAAAAGCCGAGCGGCGGTTCCGTCACGCTGGGGCACGGGGTGGAAGCGGCGTACTTTTCTCAGTCGTCGTCGGAGAACCTGTGCTACGAGAACACGGTCTGGCAGGAGGCCGTCTCCCAGTCGCCGGACTGGACTCAGGGCCAGAGGCACGGGCTGCTGGGCTGTTTCCTGTTCGGCCCGGACGACTTGGAAAAGCGCGTCGCCGTCCTTTCCGGCGGCGAGAAGTCCCGGCTGGCTCTGGCAAAAATCCTGATGAAGCCGTCCAACTTCCTGATTCTGGACGAGCCGACCAACCACTTGGACATGGCGACCCGAGAGCTTTTTCAGCAGGCGGTCTTGGCGTATTCGGGCACGCTGCTCATCGTGTCCCACGACCGGTACTTTTTAAACCTGCTGGCCGATCGGGTGCTCGAGATCCGAGATCATCGGCTGTTCGACTATCAGGGGAACTACAGCTGGTACATCGCCGCGCGGGAGCGGCAGATGGCCGCGGCCGAAGCCTCGTCCCCGGCGGAGAGCGCGGCGGATCGAAACGACCGGCGGGCCCGCCGCCGAGAGGAAGGCGAGCGGCGAAACGAGATTTACCGGCGGAAGAAAGAGTACGCGGCCCAGCTGGCCGAACTGGAAAAGGACATTGCCGCCGACGAGGCATTGATTGCCGAACTCGACGGGCAGCTGTGCGATCCGTCGGTCATCGCCAGCGGGACGAAGCTGGAAAGCGCGATGATCGGCAGGGCGCAGGCCGTTTCGAGATTGGAAGAGCGGATGAGCCGATGGGAGTCCCTGATGGAGATCATCGGGGCGATAGAGGCCGGAAAGGATCCGGCGCAGGAGGAAAGGCAATGACCACAGCCGAGAAGGGCAAAAAAATCCGAGTTCATTACACCGGCACGCTGGACGACGGGACGGTTTTCGACTCGTCAAAGGTTGACGGGCGCGAGCCGCTGGAGTTCGTCGTGGGAGCCGGCCAGATGATCCCGGGGTTCGACCGGGGCGTCGAGGGCATGGCCGTGGGCGAGACGAGAACGCTGAAGCTGGATCCGGCCGACGCGTACGGGGAGTACCGAAGCGATATGGTGTTCCGGGTGGCTCGGAACAGGTTGCCGAAAGGGTACTCGCCGAAGGTCGGAGACCGCCTGTTGGTGGGACACGCGCCGGCGAAGATTGCCAGCGTCGACGAGGCGTCTGTGGAGCTGGACGCGAACCACGAATTGGCGGGCAAGCGGCTGAACTTTGAAGTCACTCTGGTAGAAGTCCTCTGAGGTTTTGCAGGTGACCGCCGGGTCGGAGCGTTTCAGCGTCCAGCTCGTCAAAGAGGCCCAGCCGGTTCGGTGGCTCGCGCCGCGTCGTCTGCCGATGGAAGCGGCCGTTTCAGCCTGTGGTCAGCCGACGGACGTGCCCCTTCGGGCCGCCGAGGATTTCAGGCGGTGGGCGCCCTTGCTGGCCGCCCTTTTCCCGTCAATGGCCGGCGGCGCGGTCGAGTCGCCGGTCGTCCGCTGTGAGGGCGAAGCCGGACTTTGGCTGAAAATGGACTGTTGTCTGCCGGTCACCGGCTCGGTGAAGACCCGCGGCGGCTTTTACGAGGTCCTGCGGCACGCCGAGCGGGCCGCGCTTGAATCGGGCTTGGTCGCCGGGACGGCTCTTGAGCTGGCCGGCGCCGAGGCGCGGGCGGTTTTCTCGTCGCGGCGTCTCGCTGTGGGCTCGACCGGCAACTTAGGACTGAGCGTCGGCTCGATTGGCGCGGCGTTGGGCTTTCAGACGACCGTCCACATGTCCCGGGACGCCAAGGCGTGGAAAAAAGAACTCCTTCGACGCCGGGGCGCGGAAGTGGTGGAACACGACGGCCCGTACAGCCAAGCGGTCGCCCAAGGAAGGGCAGCCTGTCAGGGCGACCCGATGGCCCACTTTGTGGACGACGAGAACTCGCCGCTTCTTTTTGCCGGCTACAGCGCGGCCGGGCCGGAAACAGCCCGACAGCTGGCCGCTGAAGGAATAGCGTTCAGCGCGGATCGTCCGCTGAACGTCTTTTTGCCCTGCGGCGTGGGCGGCGCTCCTGCCGGCGTCGCGTTCGGGCTGGCCTGTGCCCTTGGTTCGGGCGTCAGGTTCTGGCTCGTCGAGCCGGTTCAGTTCCCCTGCGTTTTGGCGGGGCTTCTGACCGGCGCTCCGTTCCCAGTGACCGACTGGGGGCTGGGCGGCCAGACCGAAGCTGACGGTCTGGCGGTGGGAACGGCCTCCGCTCTGGCGCTTCGCGTGTTGGAGCCGTTAGTCTACGGCGCTTTGACGGTTAGGAACGAGAACATGATCGACTGGTCCCGGCGGCTGAGACGGCGGGGAGTTAAAGCCGAGCCGTCAGCCGCGGCGGCGCTGGCCGGCTGGGAGGCCGCTGGGCGGCCGACGCCGGCCTTGGCGTGGCTGACCGGCGGTTCGCTGGTTCCTTCTGACGTGTTTGACCAAATCTTGGGCGTCAGTTAGAATAAGGGACCGCTATGAAAGGATCGGTGTCATCTATGAACTCTCGTTTGTCTCCCCGCCGTCTGGCGGCGCTGGCTCTTCTCGTGAGCCTGAATATCGTTTTAAGCAGAATACTCAGCCTGCGGATCCCGATGGGCAGCATTGAAGGCGTGCGGATCGGCTTTGGCCCGCTCGCCCCGATTTTTGCCGGCAT
This is a stretch of genomic DNA from Jonquetella anthropi DSM 22815. It encodes these proteins:
- a CDS encoding ABC-F family ATP-binding cassette domain-containing protein, coding for MIQVVDLCLTLPGGRRLFDGLNWQVPDGARTALVGANGVGKTTLLRTIVGQVSADSGEIRISPSGATVGYLPQDLAELPPIPLMEYLKERTGLTEAADRLKDAEARMGASAGPDDLNRHARLQAQYERLGGYEFESMAAKTLGGLGFRPGDAGKRCSDFSGGWKMRISLAALLLCRPDHMLLDEPTNHLDTESMEWLESWLSGYDGTMVAISHDRFFMDKIVTSVAHLENGRLTCTRGNFSDYLAISEAQAELLAKQAKRQRAEMEHLQSYVERFRYKASKATQAQSRIKRLEQMEPVQTVQKERTVSMRFPDCRQSGRVVLKAENLAKEYDEPVFSGLTFEILRGEKVALVGVNGAGKSTLSRLLAGVEKPSGGSVTLGHGVEAAYFSQSSSENLCYENTVWQEAVSQSPDWTQGQRHGLLGCFLFGPDDLEKRVAVLSGGEKSRLALAKILMKPSNFLILDEPTNHLDMATRELFQQAVLAYSGTLLIVSHDRYFLNLLADRVLEIRDHRLFDYQGNYSWYIAARERQMAAAEASSPAESAADRNDRRARRREEGERRNEIYRRKKEYAAQLAELEKDIAADEALIAELDGQLCDPSVIASGTKLESAMIGRAQAVSRLEERMSRWESLMEIIGAIEAGKDPAQEERQ
- a CDS encoding peptidylprolyl isomerase, producing MTTAEKGKKIRVHYTGTLDDGTVFDSSKVDGREPLEFVVGAGQMIPGFDRGVEGMAVGETRTLKLDPADAYGEYRSDMVFRVARNRLPKGYSPKVGDRLLVGHAPAKIASVDEASVELDANHELAGKRLNFEVTLVEVL
- a CDS encoding D-serine ammonia-lyase → MTAGSERFSVQLVKEAQPVRWLAPRRLPMEAAVSACGQPTDVPLRAAEDFRRWAPLLAALFPSMAGGAVESPVVRCEGEAGLWLKMDCCLPVTGSVKTRGGFYEVLRHAERAALESGLVAGTALELAGAEARAVFSSRRLAVGSTGNLGLSVGSIGAALGFQTTVHMSRDAKAWKKELLRRRGAEVVEHDGPYSQAVAQGRAACQGDPMAHFVDDENSPLLFAGYSAAGPETARQLAAEGIAFSADRPLNVFLPCGVGGAPAGVAFGLACALGSGVRFWLVEPVQFPCVLAGLLTGAPFPVTDWGLGGQTEADGLAVGTASALALRVLEPLVYGALTVRNENMIDWSRRLRRRGVKAEPSAAAALAGWEAAGRPTPALAWLTGGSLVPSDVFDQILGVS